From the genome of bacterium:
CCCTGGTCCTCCCAGGTGACGATTCTCAAGGCACCGGCTCCAAACGCCCGTGCCCCAGGGCCCAGGAGCGGCACAGCGTCGCCACGGCCGGGAGGACCCGCACGACCGGCAGGCACGACAAAGAGAACCAGGCTCCGGGCGCCGTCCGAATACTCCAGAGAGGCGGTGAGAAGCGGACCATGACGCACCGGCGTCCCGCCCCGCAGCGAGTAACCTCCGGGAAGCGTCTGGGGAACGCCCATCGCAAACCCCACGGCCCGCTCCAGATCGGGAAGAGCAAGGAGCGGCTCAGGCAGGCCACCCTGACCGATGATCCGGGCGCCCGCGGGAGGGCGCATCTGGAACAGTGCTGACGGGACGTTTAGACCGAAGCTGATCCGGGTGAAGTAGGCCACCATCACGAGACCATCGTCAGGGTCGCGCTCCTCTGCCCGCAGTGCCACACCGGTGGTCCTATCAATCCAGAGGCGGCGCTCGCCCTGGCCGGACCGGGGCCTTAGACTCAGCACCGCGGTGCGCCGGCCGATAACCTCCTCAACACCGAGCAGACTCAGGCGGTACTCTGCCAGCCACCCATCAGAAGGAGCTTCGGCTGGCGGCGCCAGGGACGGCCCCAGGAAGACCGTATGGAGGCGCGGCTCGTAGTGCCAGGTCTGCTGCCCGTCGTCAACGACCAGTCGCCCGGCCACGCCCTCAGGGGAGAGGAACTCCAGACGCGTCCTCCCGGGCCGCTTGCGGGTCTCGATCAGCGTGACGGTCTCCATGGCGTCGCCGCGGAGCACGGAGAGCACCTTGGTGCCCTCGTAGTCCACGATCTGCGAGGCGATGGCGGCATGGCGGGCGACTTCCTGCAGCGTCACCCCATCCAGCAGCGGCTCCGGCGAGCCCTGCGACAGGGCCGGCATCGCGACTACCATCCAGATAACGAACCCCGTGGCGGCGCGCCGGATCATCGCGCCGGCCCCCGTGGATCCTCGCCGATCAGGCGCAGGTTGGCGTCGGTGAACACCAGGCCCATAAAAGCACGGTCCAGGAGCGGATCCCTCGCCTGCGCCTGCGCCGCCCTGCGCAGCAACAGATCAGGGCCGACCTCCGCGGCGCGAAGACGGTCCTGGTGGCCCCGGATTGCAGGCACGGCCACTAGGACCAGAACCAACGCCAGCACGGCGAACACCATCGCGGGGCGCGGTCCCCAGAACGGGGGGCGCCATCCCCACAGACCGGGCGCCCGGCGCTCCAGGCGCAACGATAGGTCCGCCGCAAACTCCCGGGGTAGGTCGGGCGGCTCCAGAGAACTCAAGAGGCGCCTCGTTGCTCGCAGATCCTCCATCTCGGCACGGCAGTCAGGGCAGCCCGCCAGGTGGCTCCGGACTTCAGCCATCTCCTCGGGGAAGAGCTCCGTATCAAGGTAGGCACTCAGCAGCCGCGCAGCGCGTCGGTGGTTCATCGGCCCTCGAGGCTGTCGCGGACGGGCGCCAGATGGCCTCGCAGCGCCAGGCGTGCTCGGTGCAGCCGCGACTTCACCGTCCCCACGGGAATCCCCATCATCGAGGCGATCTCCTCATACGCGTAACCTTCCACATCGGCCAGCACGACAACCATGCGGATCTCGGGCGGGAGCGACAAGAGCGCCTGCTGCACGCGCCGGTCCAACATCGAACCGAGCACAGCACGCTCGACGTCGGCTGAGGGATCCGGCCGTTCCCTTGCCAACTCCCCTGACGCGGTCGCCAGCGGCTCATCGAGCGACTGAACCCGCACTCCGCGGCGGCGCCGCAGTAGGTCAATGAACAGGTTCGTAACGATCCGATACAGCCAGCCCTCCAGCGGAACACCGGGTCGCAGCCGCGACATGGATCGCCAGACGCGTATGAAGGCCTCCTGCGCAAGGTCCTTGGCGTCGGCCTCGTGACCGGCCATCCTATAGGCCATCCCGTACACACGCCGCCCATACTTCTCCATCAGCGCCTCGAACCGCGCCTGATCGTCCTGGGGATCCGCCGACCGCTCCGATTCCTTGACCTGCGCCACGCACCACCTGCGACCGCGGCGTCCCCTCCTGATGATCTACGAACGGAGGGTCGTCGAGGTTCCTTCACTCCAGCCGGAGCAAGGGCTCCAAACGGCGGAAGAGCTTGGGCCCTATGCCCTGGACCTCGAGGAGGTCGTCCAGGCGCCGGAACAGCCCCT
Proteins encoded in this window:
- a CDS encoding sigma-E factor regulatory protein RseB domain-containing protein, with product MIRRAATGFVIWMVVAMPALSQGSPEPLLDGVTLQEVARHAAIASQIVDYEGTKVLSVLRGDAMETVTLIETRKRPGRTRLEFLSPEGVAGRLVVDDGQQTWHYEPRLHTVFLGPSLAPPAEAPSDGWLAEYRLSLLGVEEVIGRRTAVLSLRPRSGQGERRLWIDRTTGVALRAEERDPDDGLVMVAYFTRISFGLNVPSALFQMRPPAGARIIGQGGLPEPLLALPDLERAVGFAMGVPQTLPGGYSLRGGTPVRHGPLLTASLEYSDGARSLVLFVVPAGRAGPPGRGDAVPLLGPGARAFGAGALRIVTWEDQGRRLALAGTLPMADMLGIATALSKGSGP
- a CDS encoding zf-HC2 domain-containing protein, with the protein product MNHRRAARLLSAYLDTELFPEEMAEVRSHLAGCPDCRAEMEDLRATRRLLSSLEPPDLPREFAADLSLRLERRAPGLWGWRPPFWGPRPAMVFAVLALVLVLVAVPAIRGHQDRLRAAEVGPDLLLRRAAQAQARDPLLDRAFMGLVFTDANLRLIGEDPRGPAR
- a CDS encoding sigma-70 family RNA polymerase sigma factor, with the translated sequence MAQVKESERSADPQDDQARFEALMEKYGRRVYGMAYRMAGHEADAKDLAQEAFIRVWRSMSRLRPGVPLEGWLYRIVTNLFIDLLRRRRGVRVQSLDEPLATASGELARERPDPSADVERAVLGSMLDRRVQQALLSLPPEIRMVVVLADVEGYAYEEIASMMGIPVGTVKSRLHRARLALRGHLAPVRDSLEGR